CGACTGGAAAACGAACTTCGCAGCGGGGGCTTCGTCATGGCGGAAACGCTGTACGAAGCCCGGCAGGCCGTACTCAGGGTTGCCCTGCCTGACGAGCCCGCCGTACTGGAAGAAGCCCAGGACCGGGTTGCGGCCTTGACGGCGGGTGCCTCGGTGCTGAATCCGCAGGGAACTGAATGGGTTGACGTTCCCCGCTAGGTTCCTGCCTGCCCGCCGGTGCGGAACGGCCGTTGTGCCGCACCACCGTCCGGACGCAGAAGGACCCCCACCGAATGCGGTGGGGGTCCTTCTTGGGCTATTCAGCTCAACCCCGAAGGGCGGGCGGAATTAGTTGCCGGTGAGCTTCTCGCGCAGTGCAGCGAGGGCCTCGTCGGAAGCCAGCGTGCCTGCGTTGGACTCGGCAGCAGCCGGCTCCGAGGAGTAGCTGGTAGCGCCGGAGTCGCCTTCGCCGGACGTTGCAGCAGCGGCGTCGTCAGCAGCGTGCTGTGCAACCTGCTTCTTGTGTGCTTCCCAGCGGGTCTGGGCGTCAGCGTACTGCTGCTCCCAGGCTGCGCGCTGTGCTTCGTAACCCTCGAGCCATTCGTTCGACTCGGGGTCGAAGCCCTCGGGGTACTTGTAGTTGCCCTCTTCGTCGTACTCTGCGGCCATGCCGTACAGAGCGGGATCGAACTCGGTGCTGTCAGCGTCAACGCCCTCGTTGGCCTGCTTGAGGGAGAGGGAGATGCGGCGACGCTCGAGGTCGATGTCGATGACCTTGACGAACAGTTCGTCGCCAACGGAGACAACCTGCTCGGCGAGCTCCACGTGGCGGACAGCCAGCTCGGAGATGTGCACGAGGCCTTCGATGCCGTCTTCGACGCGAACGAACGCACCGAACGGAACCAGCTTGGTGACCTTACCCGGAACAACCTGGCCGAGGGCGTGGGTGCGGGCGAAGGTCTGCCACGGATCTTCCTGCGTAGCCTTGAGCGACAGGGAGACACGCTCGCGGTCCAGATCCACTTCGAGGACCTCGACGGTAACTTCCTGGCCAACCTCGACAACCTCGGACGGGTGGTCGATGTGCTTCCAGGAGAGCTCGGAAACGTGGACGAGGCCGTCTACGCCGCCAAGGTCCACGAAGGCACCGAAGTTGACGATGGAGGAAACGACGCCCGGACGAACCTGGCCCTTTTCCAGCTTGTTGAGGAACGTGGAGCGGACCTCGGACTGGGTCTGCTCGAG
This genomic interval from Paenarthrobacter ureafaciens contains the following:
- the rpsA gene encoding 30S ribosomal protein S1, which encodes MTITSTEKPGAPVVAINDIGTAEDFLAAVDATIKYFNDGDLVEGTVVKVDRDEVLLDIGYKTEGVIPSRELSIKHDVDPGEVVAVGDQVEALVLTKEDKEGRLILSKKRAQYERAWGDIEKVKEEDGVVTGTVIEVVKGGLILDIGLRGFLPASLVEMRRVRDLAPYIGQQIEAKIIELDKNRNNVVLSRRAWLEQTQSEVRSTFLNKLEKGQVRPGVVSSIVNFGAFVDLGGVDGLVHVSELSWKHIDHPSEVVEVGQEVTVEVLEVDLDRERVSLSLKATQEDPWQTFARTHALGQVVPGKVTKLVPFGAFVRVEDGIEGLVHISELAVRHVELAEQVVSVGDELFVKVIDIDLERRRISLSLKQANEGVDADSTEFDPALYGMAAEYDEEGNYKYPEGFDPESNEWLEGYEAQRAAWEQQYADAQTRWEAHKKQVAQHAADDAAAATSGEGDSGATSYSSEPAAAESNAGTLASDEALAALREKLTGN